The Prevotella melaninogenica genome has a segment encoding these proteins:
- a CDS encoding IS1634 family transposase, translating into MHANVQTRFNPATGDIAPYYRIKESYRDVQGHVHSLILLNIGFELSLTAVQVRKIAYALTERFKTRSTPSLFKKHLDGLTPIEQAKADEWWSRMEKEGGIDRFNKEEQKSLRKYENYIDLETANYTDARNVGAEWLCKQTIDKLQLEGFLRKNGWTENAIHTALSALIVRTVYAVSECSSYYYLRDNSAAAELYSGAPGWTPGINSLYKITDKLYELKEQLERHLCSVTDDLLNIDNKLMLFDLTNFYFEGSKRNSDKAKFGRSKEKRSDCKLLVLALCINKEGFIRYSSILEGNTADPKSLPNMIDTLAKRNPSRTKDTLVVMDAGVATEENLELIKRKGYNYLCVSRTKMKDYTLSDDNKSVTVMDARRQKITLKEVKTEDDEDYYLEITSPSKAMTESSMNRVWRERFEMELQRINEGISKKGGTKTYEKVVERTGRAIQKYHSIVKFYRISYIKNEKKPKEMLRVDWEIKDLSEMESGHGVYFLRSNVRTLSERVTWEYYNLIREIECTNRQLKNDLNLRPIYHQKDERSDAHLFFGLLAYWVVNTIRCQLKREGESCYWTEIVRRMSIQKLVTTKGKNPLGETIEMRQCSSPSKQAKQIYDKLDLKHSPFKKNKICRTQSP; encoded by the coding sequence ATGCACGCAAATGTACAGACACGATTCAACCCTGCCACAGGCGACATAGCTCCTTATTATCGCATCAAGGAGTCATATCGTGATGTGCAGGGTCATGTACATTCGCTAATTCTGTTGAACATCGGGTTCGAACTTTCACTTACTGCTGTACAGGTTCGAAAAATTGCATACGCTCTTACCGAACGCTTCAAAACCAGAAGTACACCCTCGCTTTTTAAAAAACATCTTGACGGACTTACTCCTATTGAACAGGCAAAGGCTGACGAATGGTGGAGCCGTATGGAGAAAGAAGGTGGAATCGATCGGTTTAATAAGGAAGAGCAGAAGTCGCTGAGAAAATATGAGAACTATATTGACCTTGAGACGGCAAACTATACTGACGCAAGGAATGTTGGCGCAGAGTGGCTCTGCAAGCAGACAATAGACAAGCTGCAGTTAGAGGGTTTTCTGCGCAAAAATGGGTGGACGGAGAATGCGATACACACGGCTTTGTCAGCATTGATTGTCCGTACGGTATATGCTGTCTCTGAATGTTCATCTTATTATTATTTGCGCGATAACTCGGCTGCCGCTGAACTTTATAGTGGAGCTCCTGGCTGGACACCAGGGATCAATTCTCTGTATAAAATCACTGACAAGTTATATGAACTAAAGGAACAGTTAGAGCGTCATTTGTGCAGCGTTACTGACGATCTCTTGAATATAGACAACAAGTTGATGCTCTTCGACTTAACCAACTTCTATTTCGAGGGTAGTAAGCGTAATAGTGATAAAGCCAAGTTCGGTCGTTCAAAAGAAAAACGCTCTGACTGTAAGCTACTTGTACTTGCATTATGTATCAATAAAGAAGGTTTTATACGTTATTCTTCTATCTTGGAGGGTAATACAGCAGATCCCAAGTCTCTACCCAATATGATTGATACGTTAGCAAAGAGGAATCCATCACGAACAAAGGATACGCTCGTTGTCATGGATGCAGGTGTTGCCACGGAAGAGAACTTGGAGCTAATAAAGAGAAAGGGTTACAATTATCTCTGCGTATCCCGTACGAAAATGAAAGACTATACGCTCAGTGATGATAACAAGAGCGTTACGGTAATGGATGCCCGTCGGCAGAAGATAACGCTGAAAGAGGTTAAGACAGAGGATGATGAGGATTATTATCTCGAAATAACATCTCCTTCGAAAGCTATGACAGAGTCGTCCATGAACAGGGTTTGGAGAGAGCGTTTTGAGATGGAACTGCAGAGGATAAACGAAGGAATCTCCAAGAAAGGTGGAACAAAAACCTATGAAAAGGTTGTTGAACGTACAGGACGTGCCATACAGAAGTACCATTCTATAGTGAAGTTCTACCGGATTAGCTACATAAAAAACGAGAAGAAACCCAAGGAGATGCTGCGTGTAGACTGGGAGATAAAAGACCTCTCGGAAATGGAATCTGGTCACGGAGTCTATTTCCTCCGCAGCAATGTCAGGACACTTTCTGAGCGTGTGACATGGGAATACTACAATCTTATTCGTGAGATAGAATGTACGAACAGACAACTAAAGAATGATCTCAACCTCCGTCCTATCTATCATCAGAAAGATGAGCGAAGCGATGCACACCTTTTCTTCGGTTTATTAGCCTACTGGGTGGTAAACACCATCCGTTGTCAATTAAAACGAGAAGGAGAATCCTGTTACTGGACCGAGATAGTACGACGTATGAGCATCCAAAAGCTCGTCACCACAAAAGGGAAGAATCCATTAGGTGAAACCATCGAGATGCGCCAATGTAGTAGTCCTTCGAAGCAAGCAAAACAGATATACGATAAGTTGGACTTAAAACACTCACCATTCAAAAAGAATAAAATTTGTAGGACACAGAGCCCATAA